gccgaacggacacccgagcttcatatttttgcatgcatgtattcgtgtttccaaggcctgaggctttcgctgtgaccctgggatctttatcgtgcgcatgcgtgcacacgggggtgttcggacaccgaggagagtctgcacaaagttgactctgggacacacatcccgcgccgaacttgggggttgaacccacgctgatagtaacaaccggttttaaagccagcgcctctaccgactgggcaaactcctccccccccccccccccccccagttggGGTTCTTCCTCACTTGAGATTACATTTAATATTTATCTATTTTGGTGCTCCGTCTCGTTTTGGAGTGTCTACTTTTCTCTTTTACGATTCACCTGAAAATAGATAAATCAATGTTGTCTTAAATGCCTTATTAGATCAGCAGCTTTGTAATGTAGAACGCGAATTAAGTTAGTTGAAGATGAAGATATTATGCTGCTCGAAGATAAAACTATAACGCTTTTGGGGGTACTTCCGCCTATTAACAAACACCGcttggtttttgagtcacttgagaaaaagtgactctatgtaatcggtcagtgttagtctgtccggccggccgtccggccggccgtccgtccggccggccgtccgtagacaccaccttaacgttggacttttctcggaaactatcaaagcgatcgggctcatattttgtttagtcgtgacctccaatgacctctacactttaacgatggtttcgttgacctttgacctttttcaaggtcacaggtcagcgtcaaaggaaaaattagacattttatatctttgacaaagttcatcggatgtgattgaaactttgtaggattattctttacatcaaagtatttacatctgtagccttttacgaacgttatcagaaaaacaagggagataactagccttttctgttcggcaacacacaacttaacgttgggcttttctcggaaactataaaagtgaccgggctcaaattttatgtgaacgtgactcccagtgacctctacactttgacgtctgctttggtgacctttgacctttttcaaggtcacaggtatgtcttgaattcttcaggtatgcattgtgttgtgaatagcaatttcttcctgtccatctgatgcctcatataatattcagaactgcgaaagtgactcgatcgagcgtttgctcttcttgtttccgAATTGAAAGAGGAATTGCAAGTTTCAAACGCAGTCAAATATAACGCAGTTTATTACTGCAGACCATATGATACGAAGAAAATGACCctgcagacaaacaaacattataaAATGTGTTAGATACATTCAGAAATCAAAAGCGAAGTTCAAAATAAGGTAACAACAGAAGTCAAATATTTTGTAGAAGAGACGCGAACGAGAAACATGATTCAGCGAAAGAACAACATGTCGTTAAGCGCGttaaacactttctaccccacctatgttgaccaaggtgtttttggccgagaccagctgtgctgcagcaggtcactcagaattgtagaaactgtgtagtaactgtgtatcaacacgctagaatgcaggcgttagatcgacgttacagtaAGCGACTGAAGccaacagtctgagcggatacatccgtacctggtcagaaagagccatatgagtgggtacggatatatccgtacctgggagacaatgagttaagactTGAACATTAAGGTTTGACAATGTTGTTAACAAgataaacaaaataacacaataaaaacGTATGACATTTATGTACCAAAAATGAGACACTAATGTATCCAAGGCTACGTGCCTCGCTCTGAAACAATCTGTCTACAACcatccctccccctccttctccctctccccctcaccACCACACACTACATATGTGCATTTCTAGCATCATTTCTATTTCTTAAAAAGATCGCTTATGTCACAACACGCCTCTAATTGGCCCGCGGTGCATGCAGAAATGACATCAGTTTTACAGTTTTTGGGGGGCGCAGTTCCTCTTATAATGCCCACGTTTTGTCGCTCTTTTAATAAGAAAGTTGGGAAAGGAAGGAATACGGAAAGAGGAAAGGGATGGGTAGGGTGAGGagcggaagagagagataggaagagaggaaaaagagagatatgtgaccctccaccacgaaatgagtcgcatgtcgcctcgcgcggttctgcgctaggcttaatataagtccggggagtatctggtaacagtgtgagggtcaccttagtcacaggctcataactcaaacagttttcgctcttttctaaaacggttttcaccactggatagagcataaaaaactctttaggaaaatgtacaaatatgaacatcgtgcaaaggtgacatgcgactcattccgtggtggagggtcacatatatttaTCAAGGGATAGAGATAAGGAGTggggtaattgtgtgtgtgttgaggggtgggggtgtgtgggtCGGGAAGGGTGTGGAGGATGGAAGGGAGAAACAACACTAACTGTAAACGGAAGAACGggaaagtaaaaaaataaaaataaaaaaaataaataaagacatggacagagagagacagagagaaagaatgaaCGAACGTTCCAACgatctttattactcaaggatggagattttaggatGACGCCTAGTCTTGCAATATGTCCCTGCCAAAAGCACGACACAAAatggttagagagagagagagagagagagagagagagagagagagagagagagagggagggagggagggagggagggggggagagagagagagagagagagagagagagagagagagagagagagagagagagattgattgagggaggaagggaggaaaGAGACTTGAGCAGTCAgtcagacatacatacagacagacagacagacagacacagcacagacagacagacacacagacacacagacacacaggcggacagacacagacagacagacagacagacagacagacaaatcgtTGTCTTGTGAGCGTGTATGATATACATCACTCCCGGTGTCGAGCGTGTTTAGTCAAATCTTCAGGCATTATTTCTTTGATTATTGATTTCATCTTGGTGCTTACTTGTACAGAAAGCCTCACTATTCAGACACAATTGCACGCCCGTGTTGGGAATTATTTGACTGCGAAGACATGAGAACAAACTCGAAAGGCTGagagtgtgtgcttgcgtgcgtgtgtgtgtgtgtgtgtgtgtgtgtgtgtgtgtgtgtgtgtgtgtttgtgtatctgtgtgtgtgtgtgtgtgcggactGTAcaaattcgtgtgtgtgtgtgtacactttcacacacatgaCAGCACAGCAACATATTTATGAAGGAGcttacagaaaagaaaaatcCTCTCTCTCCTGTCCTCTTCATGTTACAAGAAATCGATCATACAACTCATGTCTGTATCACGAAAAGAACACAGATGGAGTTAATGTTAGCTGACGCTCGAAACAAGAGAGAGATgtagagtgagagagtgagagagagagagagagagagatagagagagagagacagacagacagacagagagacagagagaaagagagacagagacagacagacagagagaaagagacagacagagacatagagaggtagaaagagagagagagagagagggaagagacagagagacagagagagagagggagatagagagagagagacagacagacagacagagagacagagacagacagacagacagacagagctagagagagagacagacagagacataaagagatagaaagagagagagagagaggggggggagagacagagagagagagagagagagagagagagagagagagagaaagagagagagagagagggggggaagaaagagaaagagagagagagggggggaagagagagagagagagagaaagggggagagagagagaaagagagagagagaggggggaagagagagagagggggggagggaagagagagagagagagagagagagagagagagacaatgacaatgacaatgacaatgacaatgacaaaatctttatttacgagggtaatggcataagcaaacaggtgcttttttacatccagccctcgcccatgggagagtttaatctaatgataatacgttttaaaaatgttggaatatcaattaaagaagtaataaaagtaaacgacaaacaagcaaacgattaacagactaaacaaacaaaaatatacatacaaacgaacatgacatattattgtcaaaggtataatgaaaactgtttcaagcaacaaaaaacgtgtcaaacttcgagggaagaaaaaatccgtgaaactgaggagtcaatgaagcaactacgttgcaagtaatagcatgaagcatcgttacataagtcatgttatgaaattgattaggtacatttatctactgaaacgtgtaaaaggtacaaataaggcatcaacaatatacatgttcaggctaagtgagaacgaaatgtgccatgtTTAAGGAATGAttatctgtctttaaaagtcttggcattgacagaatgtttgagaccgcttggaagtgaattgcaaagattagtccccgaaaagagtaggctggacttaaaaagatctatacgaggccgaggagcatacatttttgtcgggtctcttaaattgtgggacgtgaattgagaagaaatagttgcaggcgctcttccaattatgagtttatgcatcaaaacgcctttattgtacatgagtcttgatttaggaggaagaatgtttaaaagtttatagtcttcgttggaaaccgagacttgtaataaaataactttcattgctcttttatgtatattaaataaaggtttcagagtttttgctctcgcacaatcccatagtgttgacgcataatcaatgatcgattgaatgtgagcgttaaagaaaagttgcctgccatgcctgttcaagaagtgttttattctggacaACAAGTAAAGCCTCTTGGAGAGTACTTTACAAACTCCTGTAACGTGAGCAGTCCACGATAAATCGATTTCAAGAATAACACCTTGAACTTTGTGTTTATTAACTTCGTCAACAATGTGATTATCAATCGTTAAAGGTGGAAGTTTAGATTTTAagttttggtgtttttgtctggtggtaataagcatgctttttgttttgtctgcattaagagagagagagagagagagagagagagagagagagagagagagagagagagagagagagagagagagagagagagagagagagagagagagagagagagagagagagagagagaggaggaataGAGAGGAGATTTGAAATTGGGTGTGAGAGACAGTCACCTTTTACCaccagtaacacacacacacacacacacacacacacacacacacacacacacacacacacacacacacacacacacacacacacacacacacacacacacacacacacaaccacacacagagTAAAAATCAAAACGAAAACGATAACTCCGCTGCAATTCATCGCATATATCAACAAAACCAGAGAATGCAACCGCGGCAGATAGCTTTAAATTCTCTCTGCAACCTCGTCCACCATCCTGCCTTCGATGGGAAGGGGGACAATCCGTTTCCGGTTACGTGCGTGATTAGAGAGTGGCCTGCCCTGCCTATGAATAATAATGAGCGCGCGCCGTATCTCTATGTGCGGGGCCCGGTGCTGAGCATTGTGAGAACAATCTCGTCGGCTTGGACGGCGAACTCGGTGGGGTAAGCACGGACAAATGAGCCTTGAATTGGATGGACCTCTCCTGATCATTTCCGACTGCAGTCTCTTCCACCGTGTTACCCCCCTTGCGTTCTCTTGTCCTGGTCCGATTTTTGCGATTTTTGCGAttgcatatatatacatgtcgCTTCTTGCTTGGAGATTGTCTTCTTCTGTTTGTTATTTGAGTTTGTGGTGTAATCTGTCTGTGACGCtccttttgtttgtgtgtttgtttgtctgtctgtttgttggtttgtttgtctgtttgtttttcggtttgttagtttgtctgttcgtttgtctgtctgtttgtctgtttgtctgttcgtttgtttgttagtttgtttgtttgtttgtctgtctggctggctggctggctgtctttctgtctggctgtctggctgtgtgtTGACTTTTTCTGTTCAGTTCCAACCGCAGTTTCTTTTGATTTTTACTCTTGATGCGTCCCTGCTTTAGCCATGAAGCGCGACATTGCCTTCTTGCCACGTATTttgtaatctctctctctttctctctctctctctctctctctctctctctctctctctctctctctctctctctctctctctctctctctctctctctctctctctctctctctctctctctctctctctctctctctctctctctatctctttctatctatctacagtatatatctatctatctatccatctatctatctgtctatctatctatctatccctTTGTCTTTATTCTTTAGTATTTTCTGTCTTCCATAATTGTTATGCACGAATTCCGTCTCCGCCACTTCTTATTATGACCAACAAAAATGGTCGGCACTGACCTGTGTCCGAATTCTTCATTATATCGGAcgactgtaggagacaaagaaATATTTCGAAAACAAATAAAGTATGAGTACTTGTGCAAGGGACTATAGGcggtgtgtaggtgtgtgtgtgtgtgtgtgtgggggggggttattTCCGGTGGTCGGTCGAATAAACTAGACCGGGAACGTAATCAACTAACCATTATTATCAGATATTTGTTTCTGACGGTACCATCTGCTCAGATTATCGGTGTGCTGCAGGCCAGGGAGCGTATTCAAGACGATACGACTACTTTGGTAGCTCTCGGTCCTACAATTTTTGTCGTACTGCCGTATTCAAATGCATCGGACAGCCTCCCCGATAGCTAGCGGGGAGATTCCCTTGTTTACGGTCGCTCTGCGCGTGCGCCTGACGCAGCAGCTGAGCCCTGTCAAGGCTCCGCTTGCTGTGGCTGGCTGACCGTGGCTGGCTCACCCCAAATCGGCGCCACGCAAACATCATGAAGAGGCTAGGCACTCATTCTGTTCGCAAACTGAATGTTGTCAGTTATCACATCCGTCAACAGTCAACTGCAACATATCGTGCATGCGGAATATGAATGTGTGCATGTATCCCGTCCCCAAAAATCGTATGTCTTAGAATGTTTCTTCTTTCCCAGTATAACCCTGCAAACTGATGGCCGCCATCTTCAAATCAAAGTTATCGTACCGACAACAGTGCTTATCGGTAGGGATAGGCACCTCTAACTCTATTGTAGGACAGTGCCTACGGTAGGCGCTATCGGTTGTTCATGAATTCCACGATAGGGGGGTTATCAGAAGTTTTCTGTTTCTCGTACCGACAAAACCCTTGTCGGAGACTTCCTGAATATGGGCCCAGGCTTACGGGTAGGCAGTGCTCGCAGCTATTTTCGGGTGGTTGTATAAAGACCGCCACCCCCTTCTATCCCTTTAAATGTAACAAAAGCACAAGAAAACAGTAAAACAAACAGACGAGGAAATGAAACAACAAATAAGTAaccaaggaaacaaacaaacaaataaatgaaaaagcttGACGAAGAAGAAGGGTGAGAAAAACACTGCTACAAaggacgacaacgacgacaacgatgatgCTTACgatttggtttggtttgtttgtttgcttaacgcccagccgaccacgaagggccataacagggcggtgctgctttgacatttaacgtgcgccacacacaagacagaagtcgcagcacaggcttcatgtctcacccagtcacattattctgacaccggaccaaccagtcctagcactaaccccataatgccagacgccaggcggagcagccactatattggcaattttaaagtcttaggtatgacccggccggggttcgaacccacgacctcccgatcacggggcggacgccttatcactaggccaaccgtgccggtatgcttacgatgatgacgatggttacgatgatgatgatggtggttaTGATGACGGTGGTTATGATGACGGTGGttatgatgacgatgatgacgatgacgatgacgatgacgacgacgacgacgacgatgacgatgacgatgatgaggaggaggaggaggaggaggaggaggtaaAAGACGACGaatacgacgacgacgatgaagacaacgacgaagacgacgacgatgcTGCAGGTGGTGCtaatgacgatgatgaagatCGAAACAAAGAGGGATGGGCTAGGGGAACTGCAGAAAGTGTAACAAAGTCgcttttcttcttgttgttgactGAACTGCAAGCCCGTCTAATATAAATGGTAATACTTGAACCAAACGATGATTATGCTTGCTATTGTCATTGGCGTCGACGAAAGAGAAGAGGATTGATATAAGCCACTTCAATCATTACCCAGAGCCGGTATAGGGTACCGCACTGTAACAGAGACGGTTGTTGAGAAGCAAATTTGGTTGGGAACACATGGGGCTGGGATGAGGAGGGGGGCAGAGTTGGGATGGGTGT
Above is a window of Littorina saxatilis isolate snail1 unplaced genomic scaffold, US_GU_Lsax_2.0 scaffold_399, whole genome shotgun sequence DNA encoding:
- the LOC138955779 gene encoding uncharacterized protein; its protein translation is MKRDIAFLPRQPCRYAYDDDDGYDDDDGGYDDGGYDDGGYDDDDDDDDDDDDDDDDDDDDDDEEEEEEEEEVKDDEYDDDDEDNDEDDDDAAGGANDDDEDRNKEGWARGTAESCRWLSLCKFIDQFEDYGQNPQPER